Below is a window of Oscillatoria salina IIICB1 DNA.
AAGATCTCGTTGTTGTTGTGTTTCTACGCCCTCAGCGATCGCCTCTAATCCTAGACTATCTGCTAAGCTGATAATTGCTCTGACTATATCAATATTTTTGCCACCATTATCCATATTGTTAATAAACGAGCGATCGATCTTGAGAATATTAATTGGTAAATGATGCAAATAAGCTAGAGAAGAATAACCCGTACCAAAATCATCAATGCAGATCCGTATTTCTCTTTCTTGTAATTGGGTTAGCAATCTGCTGACAGCTTGAGGATTTTCCATCAAAACGCTTTCCGTTATTTCTAATTTTAATTTATGACCGCTCAGACGAAATTGTTCGCATATTCGGTCAATGTTTGCTAAAAAATTAGGATGTTTAAGTTGCAGTCCCGAAACATTTACACTAATAGTTAGATCTGAATTGTGGGGATAATATTCTTGCCAGATACATAATCTTTCTATCGCTTCAGTTAATACCCACTCGCCGAGAGAAATAATTAGTCCGCTTTCTTCAGCTACGGGAATAAACTTAGCTGGAGAAATTACTCCTTGTTGGGGATGCCGCCATCTTACTAGCGCTTCAAAACCGATTAATTCTTCTGTTTGTAGAGAAACAATTGGCTGATAGTGTAAATATAGCTGCGCACTTTTCAGGGCTTGTTGTAAATCAGTTTCTAAATTAAAGCGCTCAATTACTTTTTCGTGCATACTGCGATCGAAAACAGCCCAACTTCCTCTACCCTGTAATTTAGCGTAGTGCATTGCTGTGTCTGCAGCTTTAAGAAAATCTTCGGCTTGCTGATAACTCAGATTACTCATGACTACGCCAATACTAGCAGTTGAAGTAATTACAGGTCCATCAAAGTTATGGGGAGATTTTAACTTGGATTGAATTTCGTTTATTCTTTGTTTAGCTTGTTCGAGAGTATCTATATCTGGCAGCAAAAAAGCAAAGTTATCTCCTCCTAAATGGGCTAAAAAATCGCGATCGCTGAGGCAAGTTTTTAAGCGACGGGATGTCGATCTCAGCATTTCTTCTCCTACCAAGTGACCGAGACTATATTTAATCATTTGGTAGCGGTCTAAATCTAAAAGCAGTACGGCAAAAGGAGAATTAAAATTATGTTCTTGAAAGTTTTTGATTTTTAAGTTTAAATGCTTAATAAATTTGGTACGATTCGGTAAACCTGTCAATTCGTTGTAATAAGCGAAGTAGCGCAATTTTTTTTCTGCTTTCCGGCGAGCCCCTCGCTCTTTTGCTTCTCTGATTTCCCGCTCGATCGCCGGAACTAATCTTGCTAGTTTATCTTTGAGGAGGTAATCGTGAGCGCCTGCTTTCATCGCTGCTACTGCGGTTTCTTCGCCAATCGAGCCGGAAACGATTAGGAAGGGTATGTCTAGCTCTTTTTCTTGTAATAACCTCAGAGCTTCCATCGCACAAAACTGAGGTAGAGAGTAGTCACAAAGAATTACCTCCCAATCTTGTTGCTCTAAGGCTGTTTTCATCGCTATTTTCGTTTCTACTCTTTGAGAAATGGGTTCGTAACCATTTCTTCGTAATTCTAAGAGGAGTAGTTCGGCATCGTCTACAAAATCTTCAACGATTAAAACTCGTAGTAATTTACTCATCTCTCCTTGAGAAGGATATAAAGTTTGCTTAATTACTGAGCGCTACTAATACTTTTCTCCATTGTCTAAACTAATGCAAAAAACGAGACAAAAATGACTCTATTACACAGAATATTTAACTTTTGAGCAAAATTATCCGGAAAGTTGTTCCCCTTGCCATAATCATTCCTAAATATTAATTTTATCTATTTTTTTGACTTCCTTTTGCCCAATTTTATTTTTTGGTAAAGATATTAGTGAATCTACTGAACTAATTACTTAGTTGCGAGCTGGCTAAATTTAGCATTCGATCGTCAATTTAAGGTAAAATAAAAAGTTGCACCTTTTTCAAGAGCAGCTTCCACCCAAACTTTTCCTCCATGTCGGTGAATAATGCGAGCGACGGTGGCAAGTCCGATTCCCGTACCGGGAAAATCTTGTTCTGGATGGAGGCGCTGAAAAGCTCTAAATAATCGATTGGCATAAGCCATATCGAAACCTACACCATCGTCGCGAACGAAATAAATTGGTTTTCGCTCGGCTTCAGTAATTACCCCGAATTCAATGCGAGCAGTAGAATGGCAAGAAGTGTATTTCCAAGCATTGTTGAGTAAATTTTCTAAAGCTATTGGCAATAAACGGCGAGATCCGCGAACAACAATTTCTGGAAGAATAGAGAATTCTACTTGTCTTTGAGGTTGAGATTGTTGCAATTCGGTAGCTATTTCCTGGGCGAGACTGCTAAGATTAACTTCAGTGCGCTCGATTTCAGTGCGAGTAAGCTGAGATAGCATCAGCAAGCCGTCAATTAATTCGGTCATTTTTTGGACATTGGCACGAATTCGTTTGAGATAATCTTTACCTTGCCCATTGATAACTTCGCTGTAACTTTCATAAACTACTTGACTAAAGCCGTCGATAGCCCGTAATGGCGCGCGTAAGTCGTGAGATACAGAATAAGAAAAAGCTTCAAGTTCTCGGTTAGTGGCTTCGAGTTGAGCAGTACGTTGTTTGACGCGCAATTCCAAATTTTGATTTAGTTCTTTGAGAGCTTGTTCGACCTGAACGCGATCGCTAATATCAGTGATAAATCCTTCTATGGCGATCGCTTCCCCATTTGCTGTAAAAACACCTTCACCTTTCTCCCAGAGCCATTTACAATCCCCAGTAGCAGTGATAACACGATAAACTAACTCAAAGGGTTGCTGTTTTCTTAAAGCGCTTTGTATATCTTGCCAAACTTTTTCTCGATCGCGCAAGTCAATAAGTTCTCCAAAACTAATCCGTCGATTACCAATTAACTCTTGGGGTTGATAGCCAACTAACTCATAACTGCCTTGACTGACAAACTCCATTGTCCATTTTCGGTCATTCTGACAGCGATAAGCCATTCCGGGCAAATTATTCATTAAAGTAGTTAGAGCGCGCTGGCTTTCTTTTAATGCAAACTCAGCTTGTTTTTGTTCGGTAATATCTCGCGAGATCGCCAGTTGAACGTAACCGGTTCTGGAGCGATCGAATAAAGGAACTGCACGAGTTTCTATCCAACGACAGTTTCCTTTACTGGTGACGATTTCAAATTCTAAGCTTTCTTGATTTCCAGCACAAACACTTTCATTTAAGGCTTGAAATTTGGCGCGATATTTGGGCGCAATTAGGGAATATATCGATCTATTAATTATTTTACTGGGATTATCTATCTCTAAAATTTTCAAACCTGCTGCATTAATATCAAGTAAAGTTCCATCAGCCGCTACCAGTTTAATACATTCGGGTTCGTTATCAATAATCGTCCGTAAATATTGTTCGTTTTTGCGTAACGCTGACTCGGCTTGTTTTTGTGCGATCGCTAAACCTAATTGACTGGCAACTGAAGTGACTATTTCGACCAATCTTTCGTCTTCTGTTAAGGCTTTTAAGCTAAAAAAAACTAAGATTGCGACAATTTTTTCATTAGCAATAATCGGTACTCCTAGCGCTCCTTTTAATTTTACTTCTTTGGCTAAATCTACTCGCAGAAAATCAGCTTTACTACAAAGAGAAACGTCATTATTCCACTCAGCTTTCCGACTTGCCCAAACTCTTCCCGGAACTCCTTCACTTTTCGTAAAAGTGAAATTTTTGCTACCCTGACGAAATTTTCCTAAACTAGGATTATCGCCGTACCAAGCTGGATTTAAGATTAAGATTTCTTCTCCCTTTTTTATTTGCCAGGCTTCAGCATAATTCCAACCTGTAGCTTGACATACTTTGGTAAGAGTTATTTCTAAGGCAGCTTCAAAACTCTTAGCATCAATAATTGCTTGAGTTATACTTTGCAAAAGTCTAATTTCTGCTTCAGCACGCTGGTGTTTAGTTACGTCATGTGTTGTCTCAAGAGCTAGTTTCAGTTGTGACGAACTCGAACGAAGTGCTATTTCTAGATTAAGGCGAGATCGTTCTAGTTCGTGACGGCATCGTTGAGCTTTTTGCAGTAAGTAAATATTTAACGCTAGTATCCACGAGAGAAGCAATCCACTACCAATAACTATTTCTGGTAAAATTTGTTCGAGTTGGTTTTGGCGATCGCTAAGTAATTCTTGCCATAGTAGCAGCGTCCCTAGAGAAGCGACGATTCCTACTAAAATTGGCAAAGACGGTACCAGAAACCAACCAGTGTTTTTGATGGTCAGTAAATTTTCTCGTCCTTGAGTGGCTTGTTGCTTGTAAATCTGGCTCATACTTGATTTTGGAGACTGAGCGAGAAAAGTTGACGCTCCACGCCCTAGAAGGACGTAGATTCTTCATTCAACGAATCTTCGTTGGCTAACAGGATTTCTCCAACCAACCAAGAGGAAGTTTCTCCTGAAGCGTAGATTTTCGTGCGCCCCACGATATATAAAGCTTTTTGCAGAATGTTTATCGCCGCGTTCCAGTCCCGGTCGCAAACAAACCTACAATGATGACAAACATGAGTTCTCGTCGATAGAGATTTTTCTACTTTCTCTCCACAGTTGGAGCAGTTTTGAGAAGTATTATGGGGAGGGACAGCAATGGCTAATTTCCCATATTTGTCTGCAAAGTATTCTAACCATTGACGGAAAGTTGTCCATCCTGCATCCGTTATCGATTTAGCTAGACGACGATTCTTCACCATGCCTTTGACATTCAAATTTTCATAGGCGACCAAATCGTTAGATTGGATTAAACGGAGTGCCACTTTCTTGACGAACTCTTCTCGTTGCCTACTTACTTTTAAATGCTTTTTGGCAGATCGCTGTCTCGCTTTGTGATAATTATTGGACTGTGGCTTTTTGCCTTTGCGGTACTTATTTGATTTCCTGCGGTTGAGTTTATTGAGATGTTTTTCTGCTTTTCTATAGTATTGAGGAACTACTTCTGTATTCCCCTGACTATCAGCAATGAAAAACTTCAAACCCACATCAATTCCTACAGCCTTCTGAGTA
It encodes the following:
- a CDS encoding putative bifunctional diguanylate cyclase/phosphodiesterase — encoded protein: MSKLLRVLIVEDFVDDAELLLLELRRNGYEPISQRVETKIAMKTALEQQDWEVILCDYSLPQFCAMEALRLLQEKELDIPFLIVSGSIGEETAVAAMKAGAHDYLLKDKLARLVPAIEREIREAKERGARRKAEKKLRYFAYYNELTGLPNRTKFIKHLNLKIKNFQEHNFNSPFAVLLLDLDRYQMIKYSLGHLVGEEMLRSTSRRLKTCLSDRDFLAHLGGDNFAFLLPDIDTLEQAKQRINEIQSKLKSPHNFDGPVITSTASIGVVMSNLSYQQAEDFLKAADTAMHYAKLQGRGSWAVFDRSMHEKVIERFNLETDLQQALKSAQLYLHYQPIVSLQTEELIGFEALVRWRHPQQGVISPAKFIPVAEESGLIISLGEWVLTEAIERLCIWQEYYPHNSDLTISVNVSGLQLKHPNFLANIDRICEQFRLSGHKLKLEITESVLMENPQAVSRLLTQLQEREIRICIDDFGTGYSSLAYLHHLPINILKIDRSFINNMDNGGKNIDIVRAIISLADSLGLEAIAEGVETQQQRDLLRDLGCEYAQGYFFSRPLPDDAVLALLSTNPV
- a CDS encoding PAS domain S-box protein is translated as MSQIYKQQATQGRENLLTIKNTGWFLVPSLPILVGIVASLGTLLLWQELLSDRQNQLEQILPEIVIGSGLLLSWILALNIYLLQKAQRCRHELERSRLNLEIALRSSSSQLKLALETTHDVTKHQRAEAEIRLLQSITQAIIDAKSFEAALEITLTKVCQATGWNYAEAWQIKKGEEILILNPAWYGDNPSLGKFRQGSKNFTFTKSEGVPGRVWASRKAEWNNDVSLCSKADFLRVDLAKEVKLKGALGVPIIANEKIVAILVFFSLKALTEDERLVEIVTSVASQLGLAIAQKQAESALRKNEQYLRTIIDNEPECIKLVAADGTLLDINAAGLKILEIDNPSKIINRSIYSLIAPKYRAKFQALNESVCAGNQESLEFEIVTSKGNCRWIETRAVPLFDRSRTGYVQLAISRDITEQKQAEFALKESQRALTTLMNNLPGMAYRCQNDRKWTMEFVSQGSYELVGYQPQELIGNRRISFGELIDLRDREKVWQDIQSALRKQQPFELVYRVITATGDCKWLWEKGEGVFTANGEAIAIEGFITDISDRVQVEQALKELNQNLELRVKQRTAQLEATNRELEAFSYSVSHDLRAPLRAIDGFSQVVYESYSEVINGQGKDYLKRIRANVQKMTELIDGLLMLSQLTRTEIERTEVNLSSLAQEIATELQQSQPQRQVEFSILPEIVVRGSRRLLPIALENLLNNAWKYTSCHSTARIEFGVITEAERKPIYFVRDDGVGFDMAYANRLFRAFQRLHPEQDFPGTGIGLATVARIIHRHGGKVWVEAALEKGATFYFTLN
- a CDS encoding RNA-guided endonuclease InsQ/TnpB family protein, producing the protein MLVLEYKVKPKPQQVAAIEEAIRTSQFVRNKVLRFWMDNRGVGKAELFRYNTALRNELEFVKDLNSHACQTAVERTLRAITRFYENCKQQKPGKKGYPKFKKHSRSVEYKVSGWKLDESTKKHITFTDKKGIGRLKLIGSRDIQYFQPEQIKRVRIVRRADGYYVQFSIKLDPRDTVKPLTPTQKAVGIDVGLKFFIADSQGNTEVVPQYYRKAEKHLNKLNRRKSNKYRKGKKPQSNNYHKARQRSAKKHLKVSRQREEFVKKVALRLIQSNDLVAYENLNVKGMVKNRRLAKSITDAGWTTFRQWLEYFADKYGKLAIAVPPHNTSQNCSNCGEKVEKSLSTRTHVCHHCRFVCDRDWNAAINILQKALYIVGRTKIYASGETSSWLVGEILLANEDSLNEESTSF